A genomic region of Cannabis sativa cultivar Pink pepper isolate KNU-18-1 chromosome 1, ASM2916894v1, whole genome shotgun sequence contains the following coding sequences:
- the LOC133033189 gene encoding L-gulonolactone oxidase 5-like: protein MSPLLGLLISLLLISVAYSTPPEKPITCTNGNSKCTITNSIDIFPDRTICRAGFAAYPTSEAELIATVADGTRRGLKMKATTQLSHSIPKLVCPGGEDGLLISTERLYKVLNIDMNAMTMTVESGVMLRDLISEAAKAKLALPYTHYWWGLTVGGMLGTGAHGSTLWGKGSAVHDYVIGLTIVSPGSEVDGFVKVRQLKEGDEELNAAKVLEIDTHFYNTKLSLEFSTHL from the coding sequence ATGTCTCCCTTATTAGGACTACTAATATCCTTATTATTGATCTCGGTAGCTTATTCTACACCTCCAGAAAAGCCTATTACGTGCACCAATGGCAACTCAAAATGCACAATCACCAACTCAATTGATATCTTTCCCGACCGCACCATCTGCAGGGCAGGCTTCGCGGCCTACCCTACCTCGGAAGCAGAACTCATTGCGACCGTCGCTGATGGCACAAGAAGAGGATTGAAAATGAAGGCAACCACCCAATTATCTCATAGCATTCCCAAGCTAGTTTGTCCCGGGGGAGAAGATGGGCTTCTTATAAGCACCGAGCGCCTTTATAAGGTGCTCAACATCGACATGAATGCCATGACGATGACGGTTGAGAGCGGGGTGATGCTTAGAGACCTCATAAGTGAGGCTGCAAAGGCAAAGCTGGCTTTGCCTTACACGCACTATTGGTGGGGTTTGACCGTTGGAGGCATGTTGGGGACGGGCGCACATGGCAGCACTTTGTGGGGCAAGGGAAGCGCGGTTCATGACTATGTTATTGGGCTTACGATTGTCAGTCCGGGCAGTGAGGTGGATGGATTTGTCAAAGTCCGACAGCTCAAGGAAGGTGATGAAGAACTAAACGCAGCCAAAGTATTAGAAATTGATACACATTTCTACAATACTAAATTAAGTCTAGAATTTTCTACACATTTGTAG